In Panicum virgatum strain AP13 chromosome 5K, P.virgatum_v5, whole genome shotgun sequence, the genomic window CTCACCGGCCGCCATTTAtgtcgctcgccgtcgccgtacgATGGACGGATGATCCATCAACTGGCAACGTACGGGGGAGCCGCAAGGCTGGCGGTAATTAATCGGCTGGGTTCATTAAGGCCTCTCGGATGGTGATGGCGACGGTCGCACAGACAAGCGAGAGGGGATCGGCAGATCGGCAGCTCCGCCCGTTCCCACCGCGCTCGCTCGGCGCCACGTACAGCGCACAGCGCCGCGCGGCCGCTCCTCTCGTGGACGCAGGAGGCAGCTGGACGCTTCCCTCTCCGTCTCTCAGTGCCTCCGCTGCCCTCTGCCTGCGACCGCGACTGCGACTGCGAGATGCGTCCGTCGCGGCGACGCCTCGCTAATCGCCGTCCACacgggcgcggcgggggaggcgTGCCGTTGGCGTTGCTGCGGCCGTCGGGGTCGGGGCCCCGCATATAATAACCTTAGTTAGGCTGCCCCTCCAGGCACACAGTTCGCGCGCGCGATACAGCCGCACGCGTAGCTGCGATGGGTTTCTTCAGCTCCAGCGTCGTCCCGccgctgctcgtgctcctcgGCCTGCTGTGCGGCGGCGCGgtctcgtcctcgccgccgccggagatgcTGCACGGGAGCTACGCGGGCAAGTCGGAGTTCAGGACGGTGAACCGGAAGGAGCTCCAGTCGTGCCTCAACCCGAGCCCGTACCTGGCGATCAATGTCAGCACCGGCGGGGCGCCGCTCcccgacgaggccttcgtcaAGGTCACCGTCGCCGGTGTCCTCAGGCCCGACGCCTCCGACTGGGTCGCCATGATCACGCCTTCCAACTCCAGGTGCATGCGTACACTAACACCGCTTCAATCCGAGTCTCGTTTCCGGTCGTTCTCATCTCATCTCACCGCGAAGAAGGTTCACTGATGCGTGCACGCGCAGCGTCTCTGGGTGTCCTCTGAGTGGCGTGAACTACGTGGAGACCGGTGACCTGGCGAATCTCCCGCTTCTGTGCCACTACCCTGTCAAGGTCAGCTTGTTCTCCAGCTTTCAGTTTTTGTACGCGCTGGCTGTTCCTTAACAAGCTACTAGTAGAATTGCTGCTCTATGGACTTGTTGGGATTGTTGCTGTCATGTGTCGAGTTTTCCTGAATTGAGAGAGAGGTTGCTGAATTTATGAGAAGACACAAGACAGTGCTggattatttttttttcaaactggcTTAATTAAGTATTGACAAAGACATAGTAGTCCTCTATCCAGTGCAGCATGTCCATGCATTTGCCTCCCTTTAATGAGCAAGGCTAATCAAGATCTAGTTTTTTTAGAGGAATCAAGATCTAGTTAGGGCCGTTCCCCTATAATGGGCCGAGCATACATGGGCTTAACAAGCCCATCTCTGATCCAGCAGAACTAGCACATGCAGGCCCAGTACCTGACAAGCGACCCCGGCTACATGGGCTGCAAGAACGCCGGCTGCGGGAAGCGCAGCGTGGCCGGCGCCTGCAAGGCCCGGACCTGCGCCGCCACGCTCACCTTCCACGTCGTCAACTTCCGCACCGACGTCGAGTTCGTGCTCTTCTCCGGCGGCTTCAAGACGCCGTGCCTCCTCAAGCGCTCCGGCGCGCTCCGGTTCGCCAACCCCGCCAGCCCGCTCTACGGCCACCTCTCCAGCACCGACTCCAAGGCCACCTCGGTGAGCAACAGTCATTATTCCTTCCTGTCCCACCTCGCCCTCTCTGCAAATgcaggcgcgggcggcgctcgtaTCTTCTGACTCGGATAATCTGAGCGCTGGAGACTCGGTCTGTATCAGATGAGGCTTACATGGGTGAGCGGAGACGGGAATCCGCAGCAAGTTCAGTACGGAGACGGGAAGTCCTCTACTTCTGAAGTTGCAACCTTCACGCAGGATGATATGTGCAGTGAGTAATCCACATATTATTGGGGATTTTGCAAAATGGAGAATTATACTGTAAAAGGATATGCCACCGTGTTTGATTTTCGAGTTTTTTGGGGGGAAATTCGGCCGCGTTCAGGTATCTCCGTGTTGCCGAGCCCTGCCAAGGATTTCGGGTGGCATGACCCCGGCTACATCCATTCGGTCATCATGACTGGGCTCCAGCCCTCTCAATCCTACACCTACCGCTATGGAAGGTAGTAGAGTTTGAGTTCTCCTGCAGCCAGATCTTtacaaaagggaaaaaaattgATCAGCAATTTGTGGCTTCTTGTTTGTGCAGTGATTCTGTGGGTTGGAGTGACACGATCAAATTCAGAACTCCACCAGCTGCAGGTTCAGATGAGCTATCCTTTGTGATCTATGGTGATATGGGAAAGGCTCCGCTGGATCCATCTGTGGAACACTACATTCAGGTAGGTGAAATTGTTGCCTCGAAGCAAGAGATGCTTCagtctgaatttttttttgcactgtTTATTTATATGCCACACATTTGCAGCCTGGATCGATTTCTGTGGCCAAGGCAGTGGCTAAAGAGATCCAAACAGGAAAGGTCGACTCCATCTTCCATATAGGAGACATCAGCTATGCTACGGGTTTCCTGGTGGAATGGGACTTCTTCCTTCACCTAATCACGCCACTTGCTTCTCAAGTTTCCTACATGACCGCCATTGGCAATCACGAAAGGTGACTTCTGCAGATTTGCATTCTTGCACCTTCAAtgaaatactgaaatttgagtAATAGTGGGTTTACATGGTGATATAATGAGCAATTGTTATCATGATTCAGGGATTACGCGAACTCTGCATCTGTGTATGTGACTCCTGATTCAGGTGGTGAATGTGGAGTCGCCTACGAGTCATACTTCCCCATGCCTGCTGTCAGTAAGGACAAGCCATGGTATTCGATCAAACAAGGGAGCGTTCACTTCATTGTGATGTCTACCGAGCATGAGTGGTCAGAGAAGTCAGAGCAGGTATATAATTCTGTACCTTATCTTCTTCTGTTTCAAGTCTTGGAAACATAGAATCTCCTCTGACAACTTCATTGTTTGATTAATGATTAGTACAATTGGATGGACGAAGATTTGTCATCGATTGATAGATCAAGAACACCATGGGTAATCTTCATTGGGTGAGTGCTTAAATTTTCTTCTGGCAATAGCCTAGCTAAAGATTGATCGGGCAGGGAAACAAGGCTGCAGCATCATATTGGcctttttttcttgatttatttTGTATTCTGGAATCTGGAATCTGTCCTGTGCTTGTGAGATACAATAAATAACATCTGGCATTTCACTGGCCATTGCAGGCATAGACCGATGTATTCCTCCCATGGCGGTATACTGCCCAATGTGGATTCCAACTTTGTTGCGTCTGTTGAGCCACTCCTGCTCAACTACCAGGTAAAGAATCACGAAGTACAGAATACATTGCACCACATTATTCCTGAAATAATAGTTGTCTGATCACAATGTGCTATCTATGGTGACATGTTTTGGTTATGTGGGGAGTAGGTGGATTTGGTTTTCTTCGGACATGTACACAACTATGAGAGGACCTGTGCAGTATACCAGGGAAACTGCAATGGCATTCCAACAAAGGATGCAAACGGAATTGACGTCTATGACAACAGCAACTATACCGCACCAGTTCATGCTATTGTTGGAGCAGGAGGGTTCAGCTTGGATAACTTCCCTAACAATGTAAGAGTTATCATGACAAGTCATATACGTTCTTCAAAGCAGTCAACACTTAATCTTTAAGTTATTGGTCATTAACAATGATCCAATTAGCTTTAGGAATTGATAATCCTGAACTAAGGTTGATATACGGTTGTTaacatccccccccccctcaatgTTCAAATATTTAGGGGGAGACCTGGAGCTTATCGAGGGTTTCAGAGTTCGGCTATGCCAGGGTTCATGCCACAAGAGCCGACATGCTTGTTCAGGTGTGTTATCTTTCCCTTAATGTTCAAAACATTTCATCAAAAGTTTAAAGTGGTTGATGCAACAAACTCCCAGAAAATGTGGGAAAGCCTCCTGCTTCTAACTTGTTTTGCATTTGCCATTGAAGTCTGAACAACTGCTACCATGTTTTATTCAGTTTGTAAACTCAAGTACGATGGAAGTCCGGGACCAATTTAGGATTGTGAAGGGATCTTCAGCAAAGAAGACCCCGAGCCTGATAATTCAACAATAGCTGCAGCAAAGaaaacttgtttatttttttttatactGTAAATAGTTGCTGAATCACACATTACTACGCTAGTGTATATTATTCTACATATACACGTGTACAATGACAATAGACGTCCCTTTTCATATTAGTTCCTTATTGTTATGTTGAAACAGTCAATAGCCTTGCACAAATTGTGCTGCAGTATATCTTGGACAAGAGGATCTGATATTTTTTCTATACTAAACAGAACTgcgcctatatatatatagttaaagATATAGGTGTACAAAATGCAATAAGCTCAGCTCtgtattaaaaaaaaatcagatccTCTAGTCCATATATACAGAAGCATACGGTTGGACAACCATATTTATTTGCATTGGTACAACGCACAAAAGAAGAAACTACCATTTGGCCCGTCACAGATTTTTCTGTTAAAATCTCTGAAAACATATTATTCCCACATCAATTTTCCTATCGATTGGTTTTTAGAATTCAAGGGACTTGCTCCAGTCCATTAGCATAGCATCCGGACCGCGGACCGGCGCTCAACAAGCCCCTTTTACTCAAACCTTTGCAGCCAACATGATGCAGTCCTACGACTTCGACTTAGTTCTCAAAAGCCCTCTCGATGTTTAGAGCATCACCAACGAATTACTAATCTCTACTCTAATACCCAAGAAACTGccatctatctattatcttaatatacaatagtgttaaaagaagtcaccacgttcgccgagaggacctagaaattcccacattaatctaaaaaagagaagggtTTGCACTattagattttatgaagatctggTCTAAAAAACTCAAGAGTTCTTatcaaatataattaataaatagctaatttcggaatttaaaaataaggaaattagaaCATGACAGAAGAGTCCATGCACAATGCAATTACTAAATAGTTAAATTCGAAAATAGAAAAACTAAGGAAATTAATAGTCGGGCAAAGAGTCCTTatcaaatataattaataaatagctaatttcaaaatttaaaataaggAAATTATAACATGATCGAAGAGTCCATGCtcaatacaattactaaatagttAAATTCAGAATAAAAAATAAGGTAATTAATAGTTGGCCAAAAAGTTCATATCAAGTATAATTAATAAATATCTAATTTCAGaatttaaaaattataaaattataaCGGGATAAGATACAAGGAGAGGGAGCGAGATTGTCAGATTGAGCTGGTGGAGTTCAACGCATCCGAGCTGGTCATATGCGTCGGTCAATATTTTGTGATAAATGTACTATGCCAATACCAAACTGACATGCTAGAACAAGAGATGTACACGACTGCTGCAGCATGTATGGTGCTTGACTGGTGGTGATAGCACTCACGCTCAGATATTAGTGACACGCCTTTTATTTTGATCATCGTCAAGCTTGCAACAGAAAACTCGAATGGTTACTTGCTCGGTGCTTTGACAAGCTAGGATGGCATCTTTGCGGCCGTCGTCATACTGGTAGCTTTAATTTTGGCATCCTAGACATAGGAATGTCCACAAGTAATTCAGGGACATATTTTGTGGCCAGAGCGAGAGCAAGCAACAGGAACGATCCATTTGACATTCTGAGTAGATCAAAGCAGACTTTGGAAGGTCAAGAGCAAATAAATTAATCAGTGAGTAAGGACAAGAATAGATTTGTGATAAACTAAGTAGAAGTCTCAAATCTCATCTgaccagaaaaaaaaaggcttCGTTGTAACTTTGATTTGTTTTCATCTCACGTTTATGAAGATCTCACTGCAGACCCTGGCAGGTGGCTTCGTGGGGTTCATACATGCTGTCTAGACGCCTATTAGAACATCAGCTGACCAGTAAAAACAAAAAGATAGTGTGGCTGGGCAACCGTGGTTGTTGCCATGAAAACGGAGTTTGCGTAGACGCCATATCAATTCATGCCACCAGCCACCTAGGGGAATATATCGTGCAAAAATATGCATGAAGGCAACAGGGACACAATTGTTGTCCTTCACGCTTCAAAAAGAAACTGCGCATTAGAGGAGAGAGAACACCCTGCTGATCATTATATATGATTGGATATAGTTTCCTGTTGCGGCCATAGGGTAAATTAAAGAGGTCGTAAGTATAAGATTCGGAAGAAGCAAGACTTTAGATATGGAGTGGTCATTACAATGGAAGCTAACGGCTTATGGACTTGGAATTTCGATGGCCAGGTCCATCTTTCCACAATAAGACTATAAATTTTAGTTAGTAATTCAAATTGCAACCATTGTATCTTCTATTTATaaataatttaattattttcaCTAAATGCTTTGATATGCCAACTCCTCTCAGCAATAAAACATGTAATATAAAAATTGTTAATTCGGCCATATCTTCTTCTTAAGATCTAAGCATAATTTAACACCACGACTAAGACTAtctgattaaaattaaaattacaaGATGTTTCTTTGTTTTCTCTTTTAGCATGAATTCATATTGCACAACACATAATGTGGCGACAAGAAAAAAAGACCACACCTCAATCTGAACAATTTAGACAAAACAACagcaataatattattttttaaaaaatataaataataaaactagCTGCCATGCTATTTGCGCGGGATATCGTGCTAATTCAAGGGCCGGAGAGCACGTGTCCTCTCTGACTTGGGTTCGGGTCGCTAACACGTGGGTCCGGCCTCACGCTTCAGTGACCAAAATGAACCCCAAAGTCCCAGCAGATTATCTATCCTATCCATCTCGATACCACTAACATTTATGACCGATGGGGTGCTGGAGATGCCATTATATACACGGAAGgttgatattttttattttatcttctatatctatatctatatctatatctatatttatatctatgtctatctatctatctatttttctatatctatctatatctatatttaTATCTATCTATTCTATCAATTCTATACTGCTAAAAAGAACGATTGACAGAAAGAATCTTCGTGCGACCCTGGCGTGGCTCTGCCAACAACAAACTTCAGCCGTCCGATCATGTCCCCCTACGATCCACGTCTCCCACCCCCCGCAGCCCCGGCCCCCGGCACTCTCGCCGCTACGCCTCGCGACTCCAGCCCCCACGCGCCGCAACTCCCCCTTTCCTCGCCGCGACTCCCGCGGCCCGTGCCGCTGCCCGCCGCGTTGCTGCCGTCCACCTTGCCTCCCCGCTACGGATCATCCGTCCCCGAGCGCGCGCCGCAactcctccctccccggcgaTTCCCGCGGTGCCGCCGCCCCGTCGCGACTCCCCCATCCCACGTGACGACTGCCGGAGGAGCGCGAGCACCCCATCTCGTCGTCCGGTTCGCGCCCCTGCCTCCacggcccctcctcctccgcttccTCACGATGCTTGCACCtctgcctccaccgccgccgcgctccaacTCCAAGCGCTGCAGCCGCTCGCTCCCTAGCCTCCTCCGCCCCCGCGCCCCAGATCCAGACGCAGGcgccggcaccaccaccaccacttgcGCTCCAGGCGGCGCCGCCATGCCACATTGCCCGTGACccgacctcctccacctcgtTGGTCGCAAGCACGAGGAACCGTCCGTCACCCTCTCCGGCCTCTTCCTCCGGTTCAAGCGGCGGCCATACGACCGGTGGCGATTTCCTCCACGCCCACCCATCCGCGCCGGTGCCCCTCCTCCACCAGAACGTCCAAGCCTCACTATTGGTGTGCTGCAGCAGCTCCTCGCAGCGCAACGCAGCGGCACGGAGAGGATAGGGCTGGACAGTCTTACGAAGAGGACATGGCGGCCGTCATCCTGTTGATGCCCCCATCTCGGCGCCCTATCCGTCCCGGCGGCGGATCATTCACGCCCCCAAGCTTCCCCATAAGGTGGCTCTGATATCTAATGCAAATTGTTTTACCGACCATTGGTCTGGGCACCATGTGTTTGTTAAAATGCTTACATGTGTTGATCGCTTGTGCAGTCTTGACCTCGGATGGGATCATGGAGGCTCTGAAAATAGCATAGATGGGTCATCACCAATCAGGTAGAGTTAGTTGCTAGCTGCCTAGCCGCAAGCAACCCTCAGCCTCCACAAAACATTAGGCGATACATCTTTCCTCTCTTTTGTCTAGCTGCTCAGTTCACTGGAATAACTGAACATGCACTCTCTCTGATGTCCTTGCTATGCTTCAGTTGGTGGGGACTAAGAATATGGCAGAGCGTTCATGAATAGAGAAGAGAGGAAATGTTGTTGGATGCTACTCATCATCTTGATTCATGAATATCACCAGAGCGTTCATGAATACAAGGACGGATTTAGAGTTCTTAAATTGTGGTTCTACCTGACACTATCTTGGCCACTTCTTCTTAGGAATAGTATGGACATTTTCAGTTTGCCTTAACTCTGATGTTTTTGAGATGACCACTACTGTTTTTTGTGAGCAGGTTGGTCAGAGTTTGAGAAAAGTTTGTTTCCATGACCCATTTTGTAGATAATGCCAACAGCTGCAGCCTCTCTAAATGAACTGCAAACAATAATGCTTGCTTTAGCATCAGTCAGTAAGGTACAAAAGCTTTTAACATGCATCTTCCAGTTGCCTTCAGGCTGTTTTCACTCAATATATATGATAATGCTTTTTTTATCTTAGGTACAAATATAAGCAGATGAATGAATAAACAATTAGGACAATACTATTTTGTGTCTTGTCAACTGTGGATGTCACACTGCTCCCTACGATTCATTTGGAAGTTCAGTAGCAAAACAATGCCTTCAGGATCTCATGAATCTATAGTTCTGTGTTTATTTCTCTGTTTATTACAATATCAAGATATACAAGATCTGAAGGGCCCATAGTCCCATATGAAGTGCTGGTCTGTTGATTCTGAAGGTATGTATCACTGCTTAAATGAAGGTTTTAAAATTCGAGTAacttattatatctttttatagCGCGTTAACATAAAAAAAAAGCATTTACAATCTATTTCTGTGGTGACCGCAAAAGAAAATTGATGCTTCCAAAGGATTGCAGAATTTGGGTTCATGTCTTCAATTTTTAGACAAATATTCTGATTCAGGTGACAGCCTAAGAATGCATTGAGCATTTACATGAAGCTGTTGGGTTCAGACTTAAGTAACGGCGTGAACTTGCCATTGCTAAATCAATGGTGAGGCTGGGAGACATGTTGGGAGAGACCACCTCTTGCAGTTCACCTGATTATGAGATATGCGGGTGAAAGAGTTTCCATCAATTTGGCCCTTTTGGTACTACTCTGAAATGTTTCATTTATTTGCAATCCTTCTTGTCTCGTATAATTTATTCTGAATCGCTCCGCATGTTTTCTGTTGTAACGGCTGTTTTAAGGTGAGTCCTTACAAGTGAAGGCAATATTCTGAGTTATCATGGCAAAGCAGAGCTACAGAACCACAATCACAATCTGAGAAAAGAATATGTACTTTGTCAAACAATTAATTTACAAATATAGTTATACTACTGACTGGTCTGTAATTTGTGATCCGTTATTTTAAAAAGCTGATTGAGCAAACAATATTATTGCAATCAACCTCAATGTTTATTCTAGCCTATCCTATTATTTTATATGACACAAATTAGAACCTGGAGTATCCGCTATTTTTCCCCCTGTGATATTATTGTCAGAATCACGAGACTTGTGCTCCGGATTTGATGTCCTCTATTTTTTCCATGTGATTGTTAGCATGTCGGACATGAATACAGGATACTGGATTAAACCAAGGTTGGATCCATTCTCTTTTTTTCCCCACCTTGTGTAAATATGCTTAGATAAGTTGATGATGGATCGTAATACATGAGGAAAGCACTCACGCATCTAAATCACGTTGCTTTCCAGAACACAATTCAGCTTGCCTCTTATTATTTCCTTCAAAGATAGCATATTATTTTGATTTTATTAGAAGTCTATGACATTAATATATCATGTGTTCAATTGTAATTTATTTTGGTCATTTATCTTATTTCAGGCGGGCTGAGGAGGTACAAGACACCACGAAACATCTGAAAACAATATGAAGCATGGTGGTGGTGTTTGGATGAAGTTCAATTAGGTTGTCAAATTAACCTTCTTTAATAATGTATTCGGATAAACTGTGATTTTTTCTATTTATATTGCTTGAATAAAATTCTGGTTACATAAAAAAAGTTGATGATTCTAATTGTAATTGGACTCAAAATCTTTTgctcccgtagcaacgcacgggcacgaaTCTAGTTTTTGAAAAAAGGTTATGTGTCGATATAGTCCCCAAACGGGCGACAGAGCCCCGCGCGCGCGTAAGAACGGGCGACAGAGCCCCGCGCGCGCGTAAgaatggcaacgggtcgggttcggatcgtgtggagtctccgtgcacccaaaactgaaacccgaaaccgattcgggtggaaatccatcaccaaaaccaaacccgcggatacccgaaacccgaatggatacccgaaactcgcggataaatatacacatattcacatgtataaacaagaggcaacaaataataaatattttcatgactcaactttcaataaatttaatagtctaagtaaacaaattatcattaacatattataaaacatgagttttaattccaaataatttatttcggatatccattggatatccacgggtggaaaccaaaacccgaaaccgaacccaAACTCGAACTTGAAAACCGTGGGCGAAAAACCaacaccaaacccgaaacccgaaaaaccgaaacccgcggatacccacACCGAAGCCGATCTGCTGTCATCTCTACGCGCGCGCCTCATCTCGCTGCTTATAAAAGCTTAGCTTGGGCACATTTTGTTCGCGGCCGCACGTagccacacgcgcgcgcgggggCAGTTGCCATGGGTCTCTCCGGTTCCGGCGTCgcgctgctcgtgctcctcggcctctgcgccgccgtgttgtgctcgacgacggcgccgcccttgccgccgccggagatgcTGCGCGAGAGCTTCGCGGGGAAGTCGGAGTTCAGGACGGTGAACCGGAAGTTGCTGGGGCCGTGCCTGAACCCGGGTCCGTACCTGGCTATCAGCG contains:
- the LOC120708364 gene encoding probable inactive purple acid phosphatase 27 isoform X1 produces the protein MGFFSSSVVPPLLVLLGLLCGGAVSSSPPPEMLHGSYAGKSEFRTVNRKELQSCLNPSPYLAINVSTGGAPLPDEAFVKVTVAGVLRPDASDWVAMITPSNSRRFTDACTRSVSGCPLSGVNYVETGDLANLPLLCHYPVKAQYLTSDPGYMGCKNAGCGKRSVAGACKARTCAATLTFHVVNFRTDVEFVLFSGGFKTPCLLKRSGALRFANPASPLYGHLSSTDSKATSMRLTWVSGDGNPQQVQYGDGKSSTSEVATFTQDDMCSISVLPSPAKDFGWHDPGYIHSVIMTGLQPSQSYTYRYGSDSVGWSDTIKFRTPPAAGSDELSFVIYGDMGKAPLDPSVEHYIQPGSISVAKAVAKEIQTGKVDSIFHIGDISYATGFLVEWDFFLHLITPLASQVSYMTAIGNHERDYANSASVYVTPDSGGECGVAYESYFPMPAVSKDKPWYSIKQGSVHFIVMSTEHEWSEKSEQYNWMDEDLSSIDRSRTPWVIFIGHRPMYSSHGGILPNVDSNFVASVEPLLLNYQVDLVFFGHVHNYERTCAVYQGNCNGIPTKDANGIDVYDNSNYTAPVHAIVGAGGFSLDNFPNNGETWSLSRVSEFGYARVHATRADMLVQFVNSSTMEVRDQFRIVKGSSAKKTPSLIIQQ
- the LOC120708364 gene encoding probable inactive purple acid phosphatase 27 isoform X3, which codes for MGFFSSSVVPPLLVLLGLLCGGAVSSSPPPEMLHGSYAGKSEFRTVNRKELQSCLNPSPYLAINVSTGGAPLPDEAFVKVTVAGVLRPDASDWVAMITPSNSSVSGCPLSGVNYVETGDLANLPLLCHYPVKAQYLTSDPGYMGCKNAGCGKRSVAGACKARTCAATLTFHVVNFRTDVEFVLFSGGFKTPCLLKRSGALRFANPASPLYGHLSSTDSKATSMRLTWVSGDGNPQQVQYGDGKSSTSEVATFTQDDMCSISVLPSPAKDFGWHDPGYIHSVIMTGLQPSQSYTYRYGSDSVGWSDTIKFRTPPAAGSDELSFVIYGDMGKAPLDPSVEHYIQPGSISVAKAVAKEIQTGKVDSIFHIGDISYATGFLVEWDFFLHLITPLASQVSYMTAIGNHERDYANSASVYVTPDSGGECGVAYESYFPMPAVSKDKPWYSIKQGSVHFIVMSTEHEWSEKSEQYNWMDEDLSSIDRSRTPWVIFIGHRPMYSSHGGILPNVDSNFVASVEPLLLNYQVDLVFFGHVHNYERTCAVYQGNCNGIPTKDANGIDVYDNSNYTAPVHAIVGAGGFSLDNFPNNGETWSLSRVSEFGYARVHATRADMLVQFVNSSTMEVRDQFRIVKGSSAKKTPSLIIQQ
- the LOC120708364 gene encoding probable inactive purple acid phosphatase 27 isoform X2 — its product is MGFFSSSVVPPLLVLLGLLCGGAVSSSPPPEMLHGSYAGKSEFRTVNRKELQSCLNPSPYLAINVSTGGAPLPDEAFVKVTVAGVLRPDASDWVAMITPSNSRFTDACTRSVSGCPLSGVNYVETGDLANLPLLCHYPVKAQYLTSDPGYMGCKNAGCGKRSVAGACKARTCAATLTFHVVNFRTDVEFVLFSGGFKTPCLLKRSGALRFANPASPLYGHLSSTDSKATSMRLTWVSGDGNPQQVQYGDGKSSTSEVATFTQDDMCSISVLPSPAKDFGWHDPGYIHSVIMTGLQPSQSYTYRYGSDSVGWSDTIKFRTPPAAGSDELSFVIYGDMGKAPLDPSVEHYIQPGSISVAKAVAKEIQTGKVDSIFHIGDISYATGFLVEWDFFLHLITPLASQVSYMTAIGNHERDYANSASVYVTPDSGGECGVAYESYFPMPAVSKDKPWYSIKQGSVHFIVMSTEHEWSEKSEQYNWMDEDLSSIDRSRTPWVIFIGHRPMYSSHGGILPNVDSNFVASVEPLLLNYQVDLVFFGHVHNYERTCAVYQGNCNGIPTKDANGIDVYDNSNYTAPVHAIVGAGGFSLDNFPNNGETWSLSRVSEFGYARVHATRADMLVQFVNSSTMEVRDQFRIVKGSSAKKTPSLIIQQ